The sequence below is a genomic window from Flavobacterium lipolyticum.
GAATCAAATGAAAATTCGAAATTTCATCATGGTGATCCAGCCAACCCAATGCTGTCTCTAAAAACACAAAAAAGGCTTCATTTTTTTCTTCTTCCTGAATGGAATAATGGAGCATTTCAGACAAAAACATCACCATCGTACTTTTTACAAGATCGGTATGGATACTTTGAAAAGGTACTGCTGTTTTTATCTCCTTAAAAGTTTCTAAGGTTCCTTTGTTTTTGTGTACCGCCTCAATCTCAAGAACAGACAATGGCTGAAAATAAGCAATTTTCTGACTTGCTTTCCGACTCGAAAAGGCATCACGTACAAAATAGGATTTCAGTCCGTGTGAAAGTGTAAAACACTTTACGATCAGGCTTTTCTCCTGAAATTTTAACGATGAGATTACTATTGCTTTGGTTTTGACTAGCAAGATTAGATTTTTAGATTGTTAGATTGTTGGATTTTTAGACTGCTTAGATGTTGGACTTCTTAGATGTTAGACTTCTTAGATGTTGGATTATTGGACTGCTTATATGTTAGACTGCTTAGATTGTTGGATTTTCAGATTTTTAGACTTCTTAGATGTTAGACTTTTTAGATGTTAAATTCTAATTCTTTCTAATGATCCAACAATCCAACAATCTAAAAATCCAATTATCTAATTATCATTACCTTTTTTACTTTAGTTTCACTTCCATCTTCGGCTGAAATAAAAACCATATAGACCCCTGAAGCTACTTTATACTTTCCGAAAGCAGTGGTATCCCATTCGATTGTTCCGCCTGACGAAGTAGTTTCGTACACTAAATTACCTTCGATGTCTGTAATTTTAATATTGGCTTTATCAATAAGTCCGGCAACTTTTACGGTCCCTGCATAATTAGGACGCACGGGATTTGGATAAACATAAACATTATTCAAATCATCGTTTGCTCCTGTTGCAATTCCTTTAAACGAAATCATTCCTTTGTTGGTTGCAATAAAAACCTCACCGGTAACACTATTGATTTTGACATCGTTTATTACGTTACTTGGCAAAGGCGAATTGTTTATTGTAAAATGATATTTTGTTTCCTGACCGTTTGGTGACACCATAAAAATCCCGGAATCAATTGTACCAATCCATTTATTATTTGCTCCGTCTACTGCGATCGATGTGATAAACTGCTCATAAAGCAGCTCCTGAGCCAGATTATCTTCCATGATTATGATTGGATTTGCCTTTAGCTGGCTCTCTGTTTGAAAACCCCCAACATTTGACAATACTCTCAACCCTTTTGTAGTACCAATCCAAAGCTGACTTTTGGCATCAAGTGCCACAGCCCTCACATCGGCAACCGGCAAATTTCCCACATCAGCTCCAAAAGTCATCTTTTTAAAAGTATTGTTACTCTCGTTAAAAGCAATTACTCCATCATTACTCGTTGCGATCCATTTGGTATTATTTCTATCGACAACAATTCCGGCATAACTGATTGTTTCTGCATCTTTAAGAATTGAAGTTGTCGCATAACTTTGCCATTTTCCGTCGGTTTTCAAAACTTTTAAACCGTTCTTAATTCTGCTGTTAGTGACCCACAAATTCCCCGTTTTATCGAAAACAGTTCCATTAATACGAACATCAATATAGTTGGGCCCTGCAAACGAAATCGATTCTAATCCGCTATTTTTTTCATTGTACAATAAGACCGGGATATCGTTTTCTATTTTCAACAAACCGGAAAAGAAGGAACTTACAAAAACCTGCTTTTCATTACTGGGGTTCGTAATTACCCTTGTCATTGATTTCGCTCCAAAAACCCCTGAGTAAGGAATGTTTAGCCAGCCCGAAGTACTATATTTACTCACTCCATAGCTGTCTAGCTCATACGGATTGTAAAAAGTATCATAATCCCCATACACTGCCCAAAGCGCGTTAGGACTTACATCTAAAGAAAAAATATTATTTCGAACTGGCCCTGATGGTGTATTCTCCTGAAAAGCGGAAGTTCCTGAAAGTGTTGATGAGAACAATCCCTTTTCTTTTGTTCCTATATATATTTGATCTCCAATAACACTAGAACAGGTAAAATTTAGCATATTATCCAAGACCTGTGTATTGGTAACCTGTCGCATCAATACCATTTGATTGTTATACACATAAACAACATCCGGCGTTGTGATTATTAGATTATGATTTACAGCCCGCATGTCAACTGAAGGTTTTGGGAGCTGTAAAAAACCAACAAATGAATTGGAGTTGTATCGGTGTATGAATCCTGCCGAACTTATCGCGACCAGCTCCGAATCTATCGGCTCAATACTACTCCAGTCACCCGCGTTTACCAGACTCCATTGATTAAAATCAATAAGATTGGTATTGGTACTATTGGCTTTTTTAATTCCGCTTGAAGTCGCCGCGTAGAAGAATCCATTAAAATAAGCCGTTTGTCTTACTCGAACTTCAGCCCCATTATCTCCAATAAAATAAGTATCTCCAAATTTGAGGCTAGTTAAATTAAACTGTACAATTCCGAAATCGCAGGAAACATAAATCACGCCATTATACTCCATAAAATGGTTAATTCTTTTCAGGTTGACCGGCAATTGTTTGTTTATGATATCAATAACTTTCAGTATACTGCCATCGGTTTCATTTACCACAATCATTAGTCCGTTTTCGTATCCAATTATGGTTTTCTTAAATCCTTCACTATGGTATAAAGCAGAAATGGTCTGCCCGGAAAGTCCATCGACCGTTGTAGTCATTTTAACTGTGTTCATAGCTGTATTTTTAGAGAAAAGAGCATTCTCTGAAGCTACAAAAACAGTTGTTGAAGATTGTGAGATATCTTTTATTTCGTTAAACGAAAAATACCCCTGCCAGGACAATTTATTCTGAGAGAAACAAAATTGTACTACCAACAAAAGTAAAACATACAAAAACTTTCTTTTCATTGTTTGATAAATTCAGATAGACAAATATACTACAAACGAAAGTATTTGATTTTTGTTCTCCTGCAAATAAAAAATGCCTCCGATTTATCTTAAAAAAGACAAATGGAGGCACTAAAAAACTATAACTAAAAAATTATACTACACCCTGAGCAAGCATAGCATCGGCAACTTTAACAAATCCTGCAATGTTAGCTCCTTTTACGTAGTCAACATAACCTGATTTATCCGAACCGTATTTTACACATGAAGCATGAATTGCTAACATGATTCCTTTTAATCTTTCGTCAACTTCTTCAGAAGACCAGCTTAAACGCAATGAGTTTTGCGACATTTCAAGACCTGAAGTTGCAACACCACCGGCATTAGAAGCTTTTCCAGGAGCGAATAAAATTTTAGCCTCAAGGAAAACAGTAACTGCCTCTGGTGTAGATGGCATATTTGCTCCTTCCGCAACAGCAATACAACCGTTAGCAACTAAAAGCTTAGCTTCATCACCATTCAATTCGTTTTGAGTTGCACATGGTAATGCTACGTCACATTTAACTTCCCATGGACGTTTTCCTTCTACATATTTTGCATTTGGATATTTCGCCACATACTCACTGATTCTTCCTCTAAGCTCATTTTTCAACTCCATTACGAAGGCTAATTTTTCAGCATCGATTCCGTCTGCATCATAAATATATCCTGCAGAATCTGACAATGTAACTACTTTTGCTCCTAATTGAGTTGCTTTTTCAGTTGCGTACTGCGCTACGTTTCCAGAACCTGAAACTGCAACCGTTTTTCCTTTAAAGTCATCTCCTTTAGTTGCCAACATACTTTGAGCAAAATAAACTGCTCCGTAACCTGTAGCCTCCGGACGAATTAATGATCCTCCGAAAGAAATTCCTTTCCCAGTTAAAACTCCGGTGAATTCATTTCTTAATCTTTTGTATTGACCAAACATATATCCTACTTCTCTACCACCTACTCCGATATCTCCGGCAGGAACGTCAGTATCAGCTCCGATATGTTTTGAAAGTTCCGTCATAAAACTTTGACAGAATTTCATGATTTCATTATCTGATTTTCCTTTTGGATCAAAATCAGATCCTCCTTTACCACCACCCATTGGCAATGTGGTTAAGCTGTTTTTGAAAGTCTGCTCGAAAGCCAAAAACTTCAAAATACTTAAGTTAACAGAAGGATGAAAACGCAAACCACCCTTGTAAGGTCCGATTGCGGAGTTCATCTGGATACGATATCCTTTATTAACCTGGATTTCTCCTTTGTCGTTTAACCAATTTACTCTGAACAAGATAACACGTTCAGGTTCTACCATACGCTCTAAAAGCATTTTGTTCTGGTATTTTTTATTTTCTTCAATAAAAGGAATTACCGTTTCGGCAACTTCTAAAACTGCTTGTAAAAACTCTGATTCATTCGGGTTTTTTTGACTAACCGAATCCATAAAAGCGGTAATACTTTGTGACATGATTATTAGATTATTAACATTTAAGAAAACGTTTTCGTTATTTATGACAAAGGTAATCGAAAATGACATTTATTGAATATTTTTTTACGATTCTCTTAAACTTTTATTCATTATACAGTAAATCAAGAAAAAAGATATTTTAGGTTTTGCGTTTTACAGTAAATTACTACCGATATATTTAATATTTTAATATTTTTAATAAATATTCATCAATACAGCTCTTTATACTTCTTAGTTGCTCCTCTTTTTATATATTTGCCGGGATCTGAAACCCCATACCAAATACCACATGCTTAAACCTATAATACTCACGTTTTTTGCCTTTCTAGGCATCTCAACAATATCGACTGCACAATCACTAGCACACGAGGTTGGAATAATATTCGGCCCTGTTCTTTTCCAATCTGATTTTGGCGAAAGAAACAATCTGGATACGACTCTTGGAAATACAGGGGTTGGAGTTGGACTTGTTCATTTTGTCAACTTTTCCACTAACAGCAACAGAGAACGATTCTTTTCTGAACACTTTAAAGTCAGATCAGAACTTTCATTCAACAGAACAAAACTGAATAATTTTGGAGAGTGGACAGAGAAAAAACCCGAAACACTGGGGGTTAGACAACTCAAAGCCATGCAAGGAAAATCGACTGTAATAAGTCTCGGATCCCAACTGGAATTTTCTCCAATGAAAATACATTATTATGAAAATTCTGTAGGTGCTTTCAGCCCTTATGTAAGTTTAGGTTTTTTGGTAAGTTACTATACAACAGAAGTAAGTTCCAGCCTTGGTCAGTTGGGAACTCCTGCAGCTACATTTCCTAAATATCTGACTCCTTCAGATGGCCGTCAATTTGGCTTTTCAAGTGAAAACGGTATCGTTTTATCTGGTACTGCCGGAATAGGTGTTCATTATAAATTAAATGAAATGAGCGATTTGATGTTTGAAACCCGTTTTCAGGCTTTTAATTCCGACTGGGTAGACGGTCTAAATCCGAATAAGAAAATTCACAAAGAAAACAAATCAAACGATGCTCAGATTTGGTTTAATATAGGATATATTCAATACTTATAATTTTAAAAATCCCAAATAAAAAATCCCAAATTCCAAAATAATTCAAATTGGAATTTGGGATTTTTTTATTCATTTTTTTATGCTAAAGCCTGTTCTAAGTCGGCAATTAAGTCTTCGGCATCTTCAATACCAACGCTCAATCGAACTAAGTCATCGGTAATACCCACTTCGGCTCTTTTGTCTGCCGGGATCGATGCATGTGTCATCAAAGCCGGATGATTGGCCAAAGATTCTACTCCACCTAAAGACTCCGCCAAAGTAAAAACTTTCAGCTTCTCTAAAAAGGCAATTGAGTCTTCTTTTTTCCCTGATTTAAAAGTAAAAGATACCATTCCTCCAAAAGCTTTCATTTGCTTCTTGGCAATTTCATGAAAAGGATGACTCTCTAAGCCCGGATAATAAACCGTATTGATCTTAGGGTGTTTGCTTAAATATTCAACCACTTTTTCTCCGTTTTCACAATGTCTCTGTACTCTTAACGAAAGTGTTTTGATTCCTCTTAAAACCAAGAAGCTGTCCATTGGCCCTAATGTTGCTCCGGTCGCAAATTGCTGAAAATGCAGCTGATCTCCTAAAGCTTCATCTTTCACAATTAAAGCTCCTGCAATAACATCTGAGTGTCCTCCTAAATATTTTGTTGCAGAGTGCATTACGATATCAGCACCCAAATCAAGAGGTTTTTGCAAATAAGGAGTTGCGAATGTATTATCAACAGCAAATAAAATATTATTGGCTTTAGTAATTTTGGCTACTTCCTGAATATCTGCTAATTTCATCAACGGATTGGTTGGCGTCTCCACCCAGATCAATTTCGTATTTTCATTGATTAATGATTTCAGTTTTTCGATATCTGTCATATCAACAAAATGAAACTTAATTCCTGAATCTTTATATATTCTGGAGAACATTCTGTAGGTTCCTCCATACAAGTCATCCATTGCGATAATCTCATCACCGGCCTTAAACGATCTCAGAATACAATCGGTAGCAGCCAAACCTGATGAAAAAGCCAATCCACGAGTACCATTTTCAATACTGGCCAAAGCATTTTCTAAAGCTGTACGCGTTGGATTTGAAGCACGACTATACTCATAATCTGCCAATGGTTTACCCGGACTGGTTTGTATAAAAGTTGAAGTTTGATACACCGGAGGCATAACTGCTCCTGTAGCCGGATCATGATGCTGACCCCCATGTATTACTTTAGTATTGAATTTCATATGGTTATAAATTTTAAATCCTTAATTCTGGTACAAATTTACCGTTTAATTTATTTTAATCCTGATACAACTTCTTACCTTTGTATATAATTAACACTTTTTGACATGAAACATTATCCTTTTATACTCTTTTTGCTATTAACGTTTGTAAGCTGCAGCAAAGAACTTTCATTTGAAAATGAGTCATTTGAAAAAGAATCGACAATCCCTTGCGAAAAGGACTGTCCGAAAATAACGATCGACGTT
It includes:
- the recO gene encoding DNA repair protein RecO, which translates into the protein MLVKTKAIVISSLKFQEKSLIVKCFTLSHGLKSYFVRDAFSSRKASQKIAYFQPLSVLEIEAVHKNKGTLETFKEIKTAVPFQSIHTDLVKSTMVMFLSEMLHYSIQEEEKNEAFFVFLETALGWLDHHDEISNFHLILLLEATKYFGFYPDISEVEFSYFEMIDGVFTLFHGANTLTEHETNLFKKLIDLKFENDQKVFHVAERQILLKILIDYYSFHLEGFKKPKSLEVLKEIFS
- a CDS encoding T9SS type A sorting domain-containing protein, with amino-acid sequence MKRKFLYVLLLLVVQFCFSQNKLSWQGYFSFNEIKDISQSSTTVFVASENALFSKNTAMNTVKMTTTVDGLSGQTISALYHSEGFKKTIIGYENGLMIVVNETDGSILKVIDIINKQLPVNLKRINHFMEYNGVIYVSCDFGIVQFNLTSLKFGDTYFIGDNGAEVRVRQTAYFNGFFYAATSSGIKKANSTNTNLIDFNQWSLVNAGDWSSIEPIDSELVAISSAGFIHRYNSNSFVGFLQLPKPSVDMRAVNHNLIITTPDVVYVYNNQMVLMRQVTNTQVLDNMLNFTCSSVIGDQIYIGTKEKGLFSSTLSGTSAFQENTPSGPVRNNIFSLDVSPNALWAVYGDYDTFYNPYELDSYGVSKYSTSGWLNIPYSGVFGAKSMTRVITNPSNEKQVFVSSFFSGLLKIENDIPVLLYNEKNSGLESISFAGPNYIDVRINGTVFDKTGNLWVTNSRIKNGLKVLKTDGKWQSYATTSILKDAETISYAGIVVDRNNTKWIATSNDGVIAFNESNNTFKKMTFGADVGNLPVADVRAVALDAKSQLWIGTTKGLRVLSNVGGFQTESQLKANPIIIMEDNLAQELLYEQFITSIAVDGANNKWIGTIDSGIFMVSPNGQETKYHFTINNSPLPSNVINDVKINSVTGEVFIATNKGMISFKGIATGANDDLNNVYVYPNPVRPNYAGTVKVAGLIDKANIKITDIEGNLVYETTSSGGTIEWDTTAFGKYKVASGVYMVFISAEDGSETKVKKVMIIR
- the gdhA gene encoding NADP-specific glutamate dehydrogenase, which translates into the protein MSQSITAFMDSVSQKNPNESEFLQAVLEVAETVIPFIEENKKYQNKMLLERMVEPERVILFRVNWLNDKGEIQVNKGYRIQMNSAIGPYKGGLRFHPSVNLSILKFLAFEQTFKNSLTTLPMGGGKGGSDFDPKGKSDNEIMKFCQSFMTELSKHIGADTDVPAGDIGVGGREVGYMFGQYKRLRNEFTGVLTGKGISFGGSLIRPEATGYGAVYFAQSMLATKGDDFKGKTVAVSGSGNVAQYATEKATQLGAKVVTLSDSAGYIYDADGIDAEKLAFVMELKNELRGRISEYVAKYPNAKYVEGKRPWEVKCDVALPCATQNELNGDEAKLLVANGCIAVAEGANMPSTPEAVTVFLEAKILFAPGKASNAGGVATSGLEMSQNSLRLSWSSEEVDERLKGIMLAIHASCVKYGSDKSGYVDYVKGANIAGFVKVADAMLAQGVV
- a CDS encoding THC0290_0291 family protein → MLKPIILTFFAFLGISTISTAQSLAHEVGIIFGPVLFQSDFGERNNLDTTLGNTGVGVGLVHFVNFSTNSNRERFFSEHFKVRSELSFNRTKLNNFGEWTEKKPETLGVRQLKAMQGKSTVISLGSQLEFSPMKIHYYENSVGAFSPYVSLGFLVSYYTTEVSSSLGQLGTPAATFPKYLTPSDGRQFGFSSENGIVLSGTAGIGVHYKLNEMSDLMFETRFQAFNSDWVDGLNPNKKIHKENKSNDAQIWFNIGYIQYL
- a CDS encoding cystathionine gamma-synthase, with translation MKFNTKVIHGGQHHDPATGAVMPPVYQTSTFIQTSPGKPLADYEYSRASNPTRTALENALASIENGTRGLAFSSGLAATDCILRSFKAGDEIIAMDDLYGGTYRMFSRIYKDSGIKFHFVDMTDIEKLKSLINENTKLIWVETPTNPLMKLADIQEVAKITKANNILFAVDNTFATPYLQKPLDLGADIVMHSATKYLGGHSDVIAGALIVKDEALGDQLHFQQFATGATLGPMDSFLVLRGIKTLSLRVQRHCENGEKVVEYLSKHPKINTVYYPGLESHPFHEIAKKQMKAFGGMVSFTFKSGKKEDSIAFLEKLKVFTLAESLGGVESLANHPALMTHASIPADKRAEVGITDDLVRLSVGIEDAEDLIADLEQALA